A genomic region of Exiguobacterium oxidotolerans JCM 12280 contains the following coding sequences:
- the kynU gene encoding kynureninase: MTLTANRDEAVRMDQQDQLAPYRNEFYLREGSIYMDGNSLGLLSKRAEQTLLESLADWRELGIDGWMQGRHPWFELSEKLAALNAPLVGGRANEVMVTGSTTVNLHQLVSTFFAPSGQRTKILADSLTFPSDIYALQSQLRLRGLDPAEHLVQVESRDGRFLDEEDLIAAMTDDIALIVLPTVLYRSGQVLDMERLTKAAHDRGILIGFDGCHSVGAVPHAFHDWGVDFAYWCNYKHLNGGPGTVGGLFVHERHFGTLPGLTGWFGSRKDKQFDMDHTLTPAEDAGAFQIGTPHVLSLAPQIGALELFAEVGIDAVREKSLALTDYMMRLVDEELAPYGFFIGSPRDHKQRGAHLSLEHPEAARICKALKAHHIIPDFRAPNIVRLAPVALYNTFSDVYDVVATLKTIMEEKEYAQFANEREVVA; encoded by the coding sequence ATGACACTTACAGCAAACCGTGATGAGGCAGTCCGCATGGATCAGCAAGACCAACTTGCACCATACCGCAATGAATTTTATCTCCGTGAAGGATCGATTTATATGGATGGCAACTCGCTTGGTCTCTTATCCAAACGTGCCGAACAGACATTACTGGAGTCGCTTGCTGATTGGCGCGAACTCGGGATTGACGGTTGGATGCAGGGGCGTCATCCGTGGTTCGAATTGTCGGAAAAACTCGCGGCCTTAAACGCCCCCCTTGTCGGCGGGCGCGCAAACGAAGTTATGGTGACAGGGTCGACGACCGTCAACCTGCATCAACTCGTCTCGACGTTCTTTGCGCCGAGCGGACAGCGGACGAAAATTTTAGCCGACAGTCTGACGTTCCCATCAGACATTTATGCCCTGCAAAGCCAACTTCGTTTACGTGGACTCGACCCAGCTGAGCACCTTGTTCAAGTCGAGAGTCGCGACGGACGTTTCCTTGACGAAGAGGATTTGATTGCCGCAATGACGGATGACATCGCCTTGATCGTCCTTCCGACCGTTTTATACCGGAGCGGACAAGTCCTCGACATGGAACGTTTGACAAAAGCCGCCCATGACCGGGGCATCCTGATCGGCTTTGATGGCTGTCACTCGGTCGGCGCCGTCCCCCATGCGTTTCACGACTGGGGCGTCGATTTTGCCTACTGGTGCAACTATAAACATTTAAATGGTGGACCGGGAACCGTCGGTGGTTTGTTCGTCCATGAGCGGCACTTCGGGACACTCCCCGGTTTAACCGGCTGGTTCGGTTCACGCAAAGACAAACAATTCGACATGGACCATACGTTGACGCCGGCAGAAGATGCGGGTGCCTTCCAAATCGGAACACCACATGTCTTGAGTCTCGCACCGCAAATCGGTGCCCTCGAACTGTTCGCAGAAGTCGGAATCGACGCCGTCCGGGAAAAATCGCTCGCCTTGACGGACTATATGATGCGTCTTGTCGATGAAGAACTTGCACCGTACGGCTTCTTCATCGGAAGTCCTCGCGATCACAAGCAACGTGGTGCCCACTTGAGCCTCGAACATCCGGAAGCGGCGCGAATCTGTAAAGCGTTAAAAGCCCATCACATCATTCCGGACTTCCGTGCACCGAACATCGTTCGCCTCGCACCGGTCGCATTGTACAATACGTTTAGCGATGTCTACGACGTCGTTGCGACGCTGAAGACCATTATGGAAGAGAAGGAATACGCGCAATTCGCAAATGAACGCGAAGTCGTCGCGTAA
- a CDS encoding TetR/AcrR family transcriptional regulator produces the protein MKEPGQAKVDKRHLRTVRTREKLLVAARDVFLSQDFQTATISQIIKQAGVGYGTAYVHFEGKDELLIVLMEDVMDRFYQIAEQVFEPRSRADAKQQILEQATAFLRLADEERAMLRIVEQAIGVSYVVRTKWKQIRERFIEQISQDILYAQQQGLARMDLEPKLVARGWFFANEMYLFEVVRGETTATIDEIARTLTEVYAHGLYRED, from the coding sequence ATGAAGGAACCAGGACAGGCGAAAGTCGACAAACGTCATCTACGGACGGTGCGCACACGTGAAAAGCTGCTCGTTGCAGCACGTGACGTCTTTTTATCGCAAGACTTTCAAACGGCAACCATCTCACAAATCATCAAACAAGCGGGTGTCGGTTACGGAACGGCATACGTTCATTTTGAAGGGAAGGATGAATTGTTGATCGTCTTGATGGAAGACGTCATGGACCGGTTTTACCAAATTGCCGAGCAAGTGTTTGAGCCGCGTTCGCGTGCGGACGCAAAACAGCAGATTTTGGAACAGGCGACGGCCTTTCTGCGGTTAGCGGACGAGGAGCGGGCGATGCTTCGGATCGTCGAGCAAGCGATTGGCGTATCGTACGTCGTCCGGACGAAGTGGAAACAAATTCGGGAACGGTTCATCGAACAAATCAGCCAAGACATTTTATATGCCCAACAGCAAGGGCTGGCCCGGATGGATCTTGAACCGAAACTCGTCGCCCGCGGGTGGTTTTTCGCAAATGAAATGTATTTGTTTGAAGTCGTCCGGGGAGAGACGACGGCAACGATTGATGAGATTGCACGGACGCTGACGGAAGTGTATGCCCATGGATTGTATCGAGAAGATTAA
- a CDS encoding DUF4385 domain-containing protein, with translation MAFDYEIDFKTTDFRKEPEKYRVGRGEQGVLLVEPYKGEILPHWRFKTPEIAKESSEKIYAMYLAYKEAGDFVGMDMARKFIQMGHTRARRYANYPGGRKYKDKEKGELNERDIDPEKAKSAEIFQEKWDLIRADEDYLKLKKAHQKAYG, from the coding sequence GTGGCATTTGATTATGAGATCGATTTCAAGACGACGGACTTTCGGAAAGAACCGGAAAAATACCGCGTCGGACGGGGGGAGCAAGGTGTTCTACTTGTCGAACCGTACAAAGGTGAAATCCTGCCGCATTGGCGGTTCAAGACACCGGAGATTGCGAAGGAGTCCTCTGAAAAAATCTATGCGATGTACTTAGCCTATAAAGAAGCAGGCGATTTTGTCGGGATGGATATGGCGCGGAAGTTCATTCAGATGGGACACACGCGTGCCCGCCGTTATGCGAATTATCCGGGAGGACGGAAATATAAGGATAAAGAAAAAGGTGAGTTGAACGAACGGGACATCGACCCGGAAAAAGCAAAATCCGCTGAAATCTTTCAAGAGAAGTGGGACTTGATCCGGGCCGATGAAGACTACCTGAAGTTAAAAAAAGCCCATCAAAAAGCATATGGTTAA
- a CDS encoding MFS transporter gives MQADQRKKLTVLMINMFIAVGSFGIIIPILPAYLASIGQGGTAAGLMIAIFAGAQLVMSPVAGKWADQYGRRKMIIYGLIGLTLSMFVFYFSNSVAILYLSRAIGGIGAALLIPAIFAYVADITTMDQRAKGNSYVSAAMSLGIVIGPGIGGFLAEYDLKLPLLVSALVSGLAVLFSILLLKESDVHDATAMAPDEGSMLSKIGASFQKPYFVPLVITLVMSFGLMAYESVLGLFIDNQFGASPKDIAVMVTSTGIISVIAQIFIVDKITRSLGEGKVLNIFLLIATLGFLVSLFASSYGGFFAVTLVIFLATSILRPVLNTMISKLAGNEQGFAMGMNNAYMSIGNVLGPTLAGLLYDVNILYPFMLGLVFLAVTLVGSVVWQRRQSRLIEKIERTS, from the coding sequence TTGCAAGCGGATCAACGTAAAAAATTAACGGTCTTGATGATCAACATGTTCATCGCCGTCGGGAGCTTCGGGATCATCATTCCGATTCTGCCTGCTTATCTCGCCTCCATCGGACAAGGTGGAACGGCTGCCGGGCTGATGATCGCCATCTTTGCCGGCGCCCAGCTCGTCATGTCTCCCGTCGCCGGAAAATGGGCCGATCAATACGGCCGTCGCAAGATGATCATCTATGGACTGATTGGTCTGACACTGTCGATGTTCGTCTTTTACTTCTCGAACTCGGTCGCGATTCTTTATCTGTCCCGTGCAATCGGCGGTATCGGTGCTGCCTTGCTGATTCCGGCAATCTTTGCTTACGTCGCCGATATCACGACGATGGATCAACGGGCGAAAGGAAACAGTTATGTCTCGGCCGCGATGTCGCTTGGAATCGTTATCGGACCGGGAATCGGCGGATTCCTCGCCGAGTATGACTTGAAATTACCACTACTCGTCTCAGCTCTCGTCTCGGGACTCGCCGTCTTGTTCAGCATCTTGTTGCTCAAAGAGAGTGATGTCCATGATGCAACAGCGATGGCACCGGACGAAGGATCGATGCTCAGTAAAATCGGTGCGTCGTTCCAAAAACCATACTTCGTCCCGCTCGTCATTACACTCGTCATGAGTTTTGGTCTGATGGCGTACGAATCCGTCCTCGGTCTCTTCATCGATAACCAATTCGGCGCTTCACCGAAAGACATCGCCGTCATGGTGACATCGACTGGTATCATCAGCGTTATTGCTCAAATCTTTATCGTCGACAAAATCACCCGGAGTCTGGGTGAAGGCAAAGTATTGAATATCTTTTTATTGATTGCGACACTTGGGTTCCTCGTCTCACTCTTCGCCTCGAGTTACGGCGGGTTCTTCGCCGTCACACTGGTCATCTTCCTCGCGACGTCGATTTTACGGCCCGTCTTGAACACGATGATCTCAAAACTCGCCGGGAACGAGCAAGGATTCGCGATGGGGATGAACAATGCCTACATGAGCATCGGAAACGTCCTCGGACCGACACTTGCCGGTCTGCTGTATGACGTCAATATCTTATATCCGTTCATGCTTGGACTTGTCTTCCTCGCCGTGACGTTAGTCGGCTCTGTCGTATGGCAACGCCGTCAGTCCCGATTGATCGAAAAAATCGAACGCACTTCTTAA
- a CDS encoding acyltransferase family protein, with translation MTVAPKPIPVPAYDHWLGNYKVLLIFTVVFGHLIETFRNLDGNDSVQIAYNVIYLLHMPAFIFMSGYFFKQVRPKRIISFVVLYFIWQSIHEVYLAYANDKTLEGLIDGLLHPLVPSWTLWYLLGIIIWQIVTPGFLILRFPLLISVAVALLINADPGAITNFLSLQKVISFYPFFLMGYLVKERGWLANDGFRDRLTGPAGRLVGLVVSLTIAIFMAIWTKNGFDTAWLFYRDTYGEFEVSLLKGAATQLFLYAVSTVMIFSVLLIVPRRSFGERFDEIGIQTLAIYLLHSFIVRLFRDSLPPAIAESPFLLIGLGLLLATVLVFVLSSRPVVRILRPLLSPNVNWLFKKTS, from the coding sequence ATGACGGTTGCTCCAAAGCCGATTCCCGTGCCGGCTTACGATCACTGGCTCGGGAATTACAAAGTTTTGTTGATTTTCACGGTTGTCTTCGGTCACTTGATCGAGACGTTCCGTAATCTTGACGGCAATGATTCGGTTCAAATCGCCTACAATGTCATCTATTTGCTGCACATGCCGGCCTTCATCTTCATGAGCGGGTACTTCTTCAAACAAGTCCGACCAAAACGGATCATTTCGTTTGTCGTTCTCTATTTTATTTGGCAGTCGATTCATGAAGTCTACCTTGCGTATGCAAACGATAAGACGCTCGAAGGACTGATTGACGGATTACTTCATCCGCTCGTCCCAAGCTGGACATTGTGGTACCTGCTCGGCATTATCATTTGGCAAATCGTCACGCCCGGGTTTCTTATTTTACGTTTCCCGCTCTTGATTAGTGTCGCTGTTGCGCTTTTAATCAATGCAGACCCGGGTGCGATCACGAACTTCCTGTCGCTCCAAAAGGTGATTAGCTTTTATCCGTTCTTCTTGATGGGCTATCTCGTCAAAGAACGAGGCTGGTTAGCGAATGATGGCTTCCGCGATCGGTTGACGGGGCCTGCCGGACGACTCGTCGGTCTCGTCGTTTCACTGACGATTGCGATTTTTATGGCGATCTGGACAAAAAACGGTTTTGATACGGCATGGCTCTTTTACCGGGATACGTACGGTGAGTTTGAGGTCTCTCTCCTTAAGGGAGCGGCGACGCAACTGTTCCTTTATGCCGTCAGTACGGTCATGATTTTCTCCGTCCTCCTGATTGTCCCAAGACGGTCCTTCGGTGAACGGTTTGACGAAATCGGGATTCAGACGTTAGCGATTTACTTACTCCATTCGTTCATCGTCCGTCTCTTCCGTGATTCCTTACCACCGGCCATCGCAGAATCACCGTTCCTGTTGATTGGCTTAGGGCTCTTGCTCGCGACAGTACTTGTCTTTGTCCTGTCGAGTCGCCCCGTCGTACGGATTTTGCGACCGTTGTTATCGCCAAACGTCAATTGGTTATTCAAGAAAACGAGTTGA
- a CDS encoding CDP-glycerol glycerophosphotransferase family protein, with amino-acid sequence MTEETLMPTLQAKVDYLELAGTTFRFEARLFGLTEFLQAEQLLFENPTAQEGQETEREDDYIQSEAPEAAIPLERAIVFRNKRNKRTFILRFPFEGDWTEETFSGQLDLNHITPTGRPLPMGYFDAFFAIVQGKSILHEAPFGDTRALIPVIYRVDTKHSNLLLKLEYELVVQHSEYSNTLSFHSLKRGESKRFIRMIDRYNKYKKDFRKRAFKFRRFTFKAIYNVTKWTQPIAENKVLLASDSRSDVSGNFAYILDEIERRDLNLDVKTFFKPNLQSRRDWRDKFTLPYHLATAKTILVDDFYPMIYPLKIRKGTDLVQVWHAVGAFKTFGYSRLGKPGGPSANSLSHRNYTKAIVSSHNVARHYAEGFGLREDQVIATGIPRTDMFFDQDYIAAAKERIYEEYPTFKTKKVIMFAPTFRGNGAKSAYYDFDQLDLDALYEAFHEEYVFVLKMHPFVRRRMEIPELYADFFIDLTDHREINELLFVSDILITDYSSTCFEFSLLNRPMLFFAYDLDDYISKRDFYYDFEEFVPGPIVKNSDELIERIKNEDFEMDNVKAFAEYFFEHQDGKSSARFVDQIILGENK; translated from the coding sequence TTGACAGAAGAAACACTGATGCCGACTTTACAAGCGAAAGTCGACTATTTAGAGCTTGCCGGTACGACATTCCGCTTTGAGGCACGCTTGTTTGGATTAACTGAATTCTTGCAAGCAGAACAATTACTTTTCGAAAACCCAACAGCACAAGAAGGACAGGAAACAGAACGAGAAGATGACTACATTCAATCGGAAGCACCAGAAGCAGCCATTCCGCTTGAACGTGCCATCGTCTTCCGCAATAAACGGAATAAACGGACGTTCATCCTCCGCTTCCCGTTCGAAGGGGATTGGACCGAGGAAACGTTTAGCGGTCAGTTAGATCTCAATCACATCACACCGACGGGACGTCCTTTACCAATGGGCTATTTTGATGCCTTCTTCGCAATCGTCCAAGGCAAATCGATTTTACATGAAGCCCCATTCGGCGACACACGTGCACTGATTCCGGTCATTTACCGTGTCGATACGAAACATAGCAATCTGTTACTGAAACTCGAATATGAACTCGTCGTCCAACATTCTGAGTATAGCAACACCTTAAGTTTCCATTCCCTAAAACGCGGGGAGTCAAAACGTTTCATCCGGATGATCGATCGGTACAACAAATATAAAAAGGATTTCCGCAAGCGTGCCTTTAAATTCCGTCGGTTTACGTTCAAAGCCATCTACAACGTCACGAAATGGACGCAGCCGATCGCGGAAAACAAAGTCTTGCTCGCTTCCGACTCACGGAGTGATGTCAGCGGAAACTTCGCCTACATTCTCGACGAAATCGAGCGACGCGATTTGAACCTCGACGTCAAGACATTCTTCAAACCGAATCTTCAATCCCGACGCGACTGGCGTGATAAATTCACATTGCCGTATCACCTGGCGACAGCCAAAACGATTCTCGTCGATGATTTCTATCCGATGATCTATCCACTCAAAATCCGTAAAGGAACGGATCTTGTCCAAGTATGGCATGCTGTCGGAGCATTCAAGACGTTCGGTTACAGCCGTCTCGGTAAACCGGGTGGTCCAAGCGCCAACTCGCTCAGTCACCGGAACTATACGAAAGCAATCGTCAGTTCACATAATGTCGCGCGCCACTACGCTGAAGGATTCGGTCTCCGCGAAGATCAAGTCATCGCGACAGGGATTCCGCGGACGGATATGTTCTTCGACCAGGACTACATCGCTGCTGCGAAAGAACGGATTTATGAAGAATATCCAACATTCAAAACGAAAAAAGTCATCATGTTTGCACCGACCTTCCGCGGTAATGGCGCAAAAAGTGCTTATTACGACTTCGACCAACTTGATTTAGATGCTTTGTACGAAGCGTTCCACGAAGAGTATGTCTTCGTCTTAAAAATGCACCCATTCGTTCGTCGTCGGATGGAAATTCCAGAACTGTACGCTGATTTCTTCATCGATTTGACGGATCACCGTGAAATCAATGAGTTGTTGTTCGTCTCAGATATTTTGATTACGGATTATTCTTCGACATGTTTCGAATTTTCACTCTTGAACCGACCAATGTTGTTCTTCGCCTATGACTTAGACGACTACATCTCTAAACGTGACTTCTACTACGACTTTGAAGAATTCGTGCCCGGACCAATCGTCAAAAATTCGGACGAATTGATTGAACGCATTAAAAATGAAGACTTTGAAATGGACAACGTCAAAGCGTTCGCCGAGTACTTCTTCGAGCATCAGGATGGGAAATCAAGTGCCCGGTTCGTCGATCAAATCATTCTTGGAGAGAACAAATGA
- a CDS encoding 2-C-methyl-D-erythritol 4-phosphate cytidylyltransferase, protein MIYAAILAGGKGTRMGNVDRPKQFLSIGERPILVHTVEKFLLNDDFDRVIIVTPTAWINYTRDILEKYIGQDERIVITAGGNDRNESIMAAINWIDEKNGITDEDIIVTHDAVRPFLTHRIIKENISTALEYGACDTVISAIDTIVASTDGKTITDIPVRDQMYQGQTPQSFQITKLKSHYEALSAEERAILTDACKILLLKGEDVALVTGELFNIKVTTPYDLRIANAILKERINQ, encoded by the coding sequence ATGATTTATGCAGCAATTTTAGCCGGGGGAAAAGGAACACGCATGGGGAACGTCGATCGTCCGAAACAATTTCTTTCAATTGGGGAACGTCCGATTCTCGTCCATACGGTCGAAAAATTCTTATTGAACGATGATTTTGACCGTGTCATCATCGTCACACCAACAGCGTGGATTAACTATACACGCGATATCTTAGAAAAATACATTGGACAAGATGAGCGCATCGTCATCACGGCTGGTGGAAATGACCGGAACGAATCCATCATGGCGGCGATCAACTGGATCGACGAAAAGAATGGCATCACAGATGAAGATATTATCGTAACGCACGATGCGGTCCGTCCATTCCTGACACACCGGATCATTAAAGAAAATATCTCGACAGCACTTGAGTATGGTGCATGTGATACTGTCATTTCAGCCATCGATACAATCGTTGCATCGACAGACGGAAAAACAATCACAGATATTCCGGTCCGTGACCAGATGTATCAAGGGCAAACACCACAAAGCTTCCAAATCACGAAGCTGAAATCACATTATGAAGCCTTGTCTGCTGAAGAGCGTGCCATCTTAACGGATGCGTGTAAGATTCTATTGCTCAAAGGTGAAGATGTCGCACTCGTCACAGGAGAACTCTTCAACATCAAAGTCACGACACCTTATGATTTACGCATTGCTAACGCAATCCTGAAGGAGCGGATTAACCAATGA